TCTGACTGACCGCCAGCGCCACGCCGGAGTTCGGCACGTCGACGATCACGTCCACCTTGTCCACGTCGTACCACTGGCGCGCGATGTTCGAGCCGACGTCCGGTTTGTTCTGGTGATCCGCCGAGACGATCTCCACTTTGATCCCGCGCTTCTTGATGCCCGAGTCTTCCACCGCCATGTTCGCCGCCACCACCGAACCCGCGCCGGCCAGATCTGTGTAGAGGCTGGACATGTCCGACAGCACGCCGATCTTCACCACGCCGTCGGAGACCTGCGCCACGGCATTTCCAGGCCGCGCCGCCGCGCCGGCTATCACCAGCGCCAGAGCCAGCCAAATCTTGGGGAGTGTTCGCATGTCCTTTGCCTCTCTCTTTGTCCGTGGGGTGGGATGTCGTCGGGCGCGGTCAGACGCCCAGGTATCGGTGCAGCTTGTCCGTGTTCGCTTCCAGTTCGTGACCGGGAATCATCTCGATAACGCGCCCTTGTTCCATGATGTAGTGACGATCAGCGACGGTGGCGGCGAAATGAAAATTTTGTTCGACCAGCAGGATGGTGAAGCCTTGGGTTTTCAGGTCGGCGATGGTGCGGCCGATCTGTTGCACGATCACCGGCGCCAATCCCTCCGTCGGTTCATCCAGCAACAAAAGCCGCGCGCCGGTGCGCAGGATACGCCCGATGGCCAGCATTTGTTGCTCGCCCCCGGATAATTTCGTGCCCGGGCTCCGGCGCCGTTCTTTCAGCGCCGGGAACATCGCGAACAGTTGTTCGACGGTCAGGCCGCCGGGCCGGATCACCGGCGGCAGGCGGAGATTTTCCTCGACCGTGAGGCTGGCGAAGATGCCGCGCTCTTCCGGACACCAGCCGAGGCCCCGCCGCGCCACCTGGTGCGACGGCAAGGTGATGGTCTCTGCGCCGTCGACGGTGATGGAACCCGTGCGGCGAGGGACCACGCCCATCAGCGCCTTCAGCGTGGTGGTCTTCCCGGCGCCGTTGCGGCCGAGAAGCGTCACCACCTCGCCGGCGCGGATTTCGAACGAGACGCCGTGCAAAATGTGCGATTCACCGTACCAGGCGTGCAGGTCGCGCACGGCCAGCAGCGGCGCCTTCACTGTTGCGGCCTCGGTGGATTGCGGTACTGCCGTTTCAGGCATGCCCCCCGCCCGCGCCCAGATAGGCTTCGATCACCGCCGGATTCTTCGACACTGTCGCGTAGTCGCCCTCGGCCAGCACTTCGCCGCGCGCCAGGACGGTGATGTGGTGACAAAGCGCCGCGACGACGTCCAGGTTGTGCTCGACCATCAGCACCGTGCGGTCGGCGGCCACCCGCTTGATGAGGGCGGTGATGCGCTCGACGTCTTCCTGGGTCATGCCGGCGGTCGGCTCGTCCAGCAGCATCAGCGCCGGGTCGAGGGCCAGCGTGGTGGCGATCTCCAGCGCGCGCTTGCGGCCGTACGGCAATTCGCCGGCGTCGCGGGTTTCGAACTCCGCCAAGCCGACGGCGTCCAGCAAGGCGCGCGCTTCACCATCCAGCGCGTGCAGCACGTGGCTGGACCGCCAGAAGTCCATCGAGCGCCCCCGCCGCCGCTGCAGGCCGAGGCGCACGTTCTCGAGGACGCTGAGATGGGGAAACACCGCCGAGATCTGAAACGACCGCACCATGCCCATGCGCGCGATGGCCGCCGGCGCCGAGCCGGTGATGTCCTGGCCGGCAAAAATGATCGACCCGCGGGTGGGCGTGAGGAAATGCGTGAGCAGATTGAAACAGGTGGTTTTTCCCGCTCCATTGGGCCCGATCAGCGCGTGCACGGTGCCGCGGCGGACCTGCAGGTCGACGCCTTTGACGGCGACGAATCCCTTGAACTCCTTGGTCAGCCCGCGGGCTTCGAGGATGGTTTCGTTCGCCATTGCTGGGGCGAGGGCGGGGCTGACGAACTGGCCGACCGGGCCCGACCTGGCCATAGAAAGACGGTACCGCAACCGACGGCAGGCAAGAAATCCATTCCCATCGATCTGGATCGTTTTTGCGGCGGGAAAGTGAGCCGTGGCGGCCTCGGCGCGGTTCTCTTCTTTGTGAGTGTCTGCGCCGCGCGCGCTTTTCGCGCCGTAAGGGAGCCAGTTATG
This is a stretch of genomic DNA from Polyangia bacterium. It encodes these proteins:
- a CDS encoding ABC transporter ATP-binding protein gives rise to the protein MANETILEARGLTKEFKGFVAVKGVDLQVRRGTVHALIGPNGAGKTTCFNLLTHFLTPTRGSIIFAGQDITGSAPAAIARMGMVRSFQISAVFPHLSVLENVRLGLQRRRGRSMDFWRSSHVLHALDGEARALLDAVGLAEFETRDAGELPYGRKRALEIATTLALDPALMLLDEPTAGMTQEDVERITALIKRVAADRTVLMVEHNLDVVAALCHHITVLARGEVLAEGDYATVSKNPAVIEAYLGAGGGHA
- a CDS encoding ABC transporter ATP-binding protein, giving the protein MPETAVPQSTEAATVKAPLLAVRDLHAWYGESHILHGVSFEIRAGEVVTLLGRNGAGKTTTLKALMGVVPRRTGSITVDGAETITLPSHQVARRGLGWCPEERGIFASLTVEENLRLPPVIRPGGLTVEQLFAMFPALKERRRSPGTKLSGGEQQMLAIGRILRTGARLLLLDEPTEGLAPVIVQQIGRTIADLKTQGFTILLVEQNFHFAATVADRHYIMEQGRVIEMIPGHELEANTDKLHRYLGV